A genomic stretch from Paenibacillus thermoaerophilus includes:
- a CDS encoding CBS domain-containing protein, which produces MNIAFFLLPKQEVAYVSERATLRQTIEKMEHHRFTAVPVLTDTGEYVATVTEGDLLWYMKDHPEVNFDNVHQKKLSDVPLRMRVQPVRIDSQISDLISLAKVQNFVPVVDDQNKFIGIVRRSDILDYCADMLRELQPHGRGASTET; this is translated from the coding sequence ATGAATATCGCATTTTTCCTGCTTCCCAAACAAGAAGTCGCTTACGTGTCGGAGCGGGCCACGCTGCGGCAGACGATCGAAAAGATGGAGCATCACCGTTTCACGGCCGTTCCGGTGCTGACGGACACCGGCGAGTACGTCGCGACCGTCACCGAAGGCGATCTGCTCTGGTATATGAAGGATCATCCGGAAGTGAATTTCGACAACGTGCATCAGAAGAAACTGTCGGATGTGCCGCTGCGCATGCGCGTGCAGCCGGTGCGGATCGACTCGCAAATCTCGGATCTGATCAGTCTGGCCAAAGTGCAAAACTTCGTGCCGGTAGTCGACGACCAGAACAAGTTTATCGGCATCGTGCGGCGCAGCGATATTTTGGACTATTGCGCGGATATGCTGAGGGAATTGCAGCCGCATGGACGCGGCGCATCGACCGAAACGTGA
- a CDS encoding DUF485 domain-containing protein yields MPRVNKGSPFPRPYSESSQYYVDNPIVFTYNNWEIERRGVNRMGQDLQRKSGEKNAGLDYEAIAASSKFRQLISSKKKLIVPLTLLFLAFYFTLPILTSYTKILNQPAIGDISWAWLFAIAQFIMTWILCTVYVKKAASFDRLAEEVLTEFTEKGEQAK; encoded by the coding sequence ATGCCGCGCGTTAACAAAGGATCGCCGTTTCCGCGCCCCTATTCTGAATCATCTCAATATTATGTTGACAACCCGATTGTTTTTACTTACAATAATTGGGAGATCGAACGAAGAGGAGTGAACCGAATGGGGCAAGACCTCCAACGAAAAAGCGGTGAAAAAAACGCAGGCTTGGATTATGAAGCGATTGCGGCCAGCAGCAAGTTCAGGCAATTAATCTCCTCCAAGAAAAAACTGATCGTCCCCCTGACCCTACTCTTTCTCGCCTTCTACTTCACGCTCCCGATTCTCACATCGTATACCAAGATTCTGAATCAGCCGGCCATCGGAGATATTTCATGGGCTTGGCTGTTCGCCATCGCCCAGTTCATCATGACTTGGATTCTCTGCACGGTCTATGTCAAGAAAGCCGCATCCTTTGACCGCTTAGCCGAAGAAGTTCTGACCGAATTTACCGAAAAAGGAGAACAAGCAAAATGA
- a CDS encoding MMPL family transporter — protein sequence MERWWNVIARYRWMVVVVWVLAAGTATLVFPSIQDTVRRQENTMMPADSESAAARAVLRQLNPDSEAASSAAVVISRDGGLLPGDKDWLRAKSDEWLRRKDELGIVSVLTAFDRPEMEAKFISGDGTTMLMTVDLPKPDYDPATQDTVRALQKEIGDAPQGLSVHLTGSAPISLEYMQSSEEGLKKTEILTVVLVLGILLAVFRSPVAPFVPLVTIALSFLLSAGIVGLAATWGLPVSSFTQSFLIAVLFGAGTDYCILMIHRFREELGRAPDRLEALIRTMRTVGKTVVYSASTVLIAFFLIGFAQFGLYQSAVGVAVGMAATLLAALTLAPALMLILGPRMFWPARIGSGASHGESKLWGRMGSLVAKRPLAVLLATVLALSPLTLLFDGKRSFDDLAEIDPKLGSVVGFRKIEEKFSAGEVFPVTIAVQADKSLRTPEGIAAIEEASDAASRISAVKEVRSVSRPLGERIRELTVSDQLAKTNEGLADIRDGISKVSAGLEDAAAQTENGIGGIRQLQQGLERLAREADGAQNGLRQAASGLRSLEAAAKQSADGAGQLHGVAQSMAADLDSLATSFPELAADPGYQALVAKQRGLAAGLEQSAQGLRQLQDGLSRIAPGVSAAADGLGQMADAQRQASSGVAEMTGKLGGMAGGLREAAGALKQMDGGLGQVLEAQGGIAEQGSRQIEGWYLPASALESEQMKAALDFYMSPDGKTTKIEVVLAINPYSAEAMSYVDEIRSAVRQSLSAAGIEGAVVKASGVTAQYHELQGITEKDFVRTALLVVAGIFVILALMLRSLSAPVYILLSLGLNYFATMGLLEYIFVQWLGYPGLSWTVSFFVFLILVALGVDYSIFLMARFREEYEPGGTAAAMRKAMASTGGVIVSAMFIMAGTFAAFLYSGVDTLVQIGTGIVIGLFLYALVFMGLAVPAIANLLGDGNFLQVGSPRPGAAERMRSSLES from the coding sequence ATGGAACGATGGTGGAACGTGATCGCCCGGTACCGCTGGATGGTGGTCGTCGTCTGGGTGCTCGCAGCCGGAACGGCGACGCTGGTCTTCCCGTCCATCCAGGATACGGTGCGCAGGCAAGAGAATACGATGATGCCCGCCGATTCCGAATCGGCGGCGGCCCGGGCTGTTCTCAGGCAGCTTAACCCGGATTCCGAAGCGGCGTCGAGCGCCGCGGTCGTCATCAGCCGGGACGGAGGTCTTCTGCCGGGCGACAAGGACTGGCTGAGAGCCAAATCGGACGAATGGCTGCGGCGCAAGGATGAGCTTGGCATCGTCAGCGTCCTCACCGCCTTCGACCGGCCGGAGATGGAAGCGAAGTTCATCAGCGGCGACGGCACCACGATGCTGATGACCGTTGACCTGCCGAAGCCCGATTACGATCCGGCCACCCAGGATACCGTTCGGGCGCTTCAGAAGGAAATCGGGGACGCTCCCCAGGGGCTGTCCGTCCATCTGACCGGCAGCGCCCCTATCTCGCTGGAATACATGCAATCCTCCGAAGAAGGATTGAAGAAGACCGAGATATTGACCGTCGTGCTCGTGCTCGGCATTCTGCTCGCCGTGTTCCGGTCGCCGGTCGCTCCTTTTGTGCCGCTTGTGACGATCGCCCTCTCTTTCCTGCTGTCGGCGGGTATCGTCGGGCTTGCGGCGACCTGGGGACTCCCGGTATCGAGCTTCACCCAATCGTTCCTGATCGCCGTTTTGTTCGGCGCGGGCACCGACTATTGCATTTTGATGATCCACCGGTTCCGCGAGGAGCTCGGTCGCGCGCCGGATCGTCTCGAAGCGCTGATCCGCACGATGCGCACCGTCGGCAAAACCGTCGTTTACTCCGCCAGCACGGTGTTGATCGCGTTTTTCCTGATCGGCTTCGCTCAATTCGGGCTGTACCAGTCGGCCGTCGGCGTCGCCGTCGGCATGGCCGCGACGCTGCTCGCCGCCTTGACCCTCGCTCCCGCCCTGATGCTTATACTCGGTCCGCGGATGTTCTGGCCGGCGCGCATCGGCTCGGGTGCGAGCCACGGCGAGTCGAAGCTGTGGGGGCGCATGGGCAGCCTCGTAGCCAAACGTCCGCTCGCCGTGCTGCTCGCGACGGTTCTGGCGCTCAGCCCGCTGACGCTGCTGTTCGACGGCAAGCGCTCCTTCGACGATCTGGCCGAGATCGATCCCAAGCTCGGCTCCGTCGTCGGCTTCCGCAAAATCGAAGAGAAGTTCTCTGCCGGCGAAGTGTTCCCCGTCACGATAGCCGTTCAGGCCGACAAGTCGCTCCGCACGCCCGAAGGCATCGCCGCCATCGAGGAAGCGAGCGACGCCGCTTCGCGGATCTCCGCCGTGAAGGAGGTCCGCAGCGTCTCGAGGCCGCTGGGCGAACGCATACGCGAGCTTACGGTTTCCGATCAATTGGCCAAAACCAACGAAGGACTGGCGGACATCCGCGACGGCATAAGCAAGGTGTCGGCCGGTCTTGAGGATGCGGCGGCGCAGACCGAGAACGGCATCGGCGGCATCCGGCAGCTTCAGCAAGGACTGGAGCGGCTGGCCCGCGAAGCCGACGGCGCACAGAACGGCCTGCGGCAAGCCGCATCGGGACTGCGGAGCCTGGAGGCCGCGGCGAAGCAATCGGCCGACGGGGCCGGGCAGCTCCACGGCGTCGCGCAATCGATGGCCGCGGATCTCGATTCCTTGGCCACCAGCTTCCCGGAGCTCGCAGCCGATCCCGGCTACCAGGCACTGGTCGCCAAACAGCGCGGCCTCGCCGCCGGACTGGAGCAATCCGCGCAAGGGCTGCGGCAGCTTCAGGACGGTCTGTCCCGGATCGCTCCCGGCGTGTCCGCCGCGGCGGACGGCCTCGGCCAAATGGCCGACGCCCAGCGCCAAGCGTCGTCCGGCGTCGCCGAGATGACGGGCAAGCTCGGCGGGATGGCGGGCGGCCTGCGGGAAGCGGCCGGGGCGCTGAAGCAAATGGACGGCGGCCTCGGTCAAGTTCTGGAGGCGCAAGGCGGCATCGCGGAGCAAGGCAGCCGCCAGATCGAAGGCTGGTATCTGCCGGCAAGCGCACTCGAGTCCGAGCAGATGAAAGCGGCGCTCGACTTTTACATGTCGCCGGACGGCAAAACGACGAAAATCGAGGTCGTGCTGGCGATCAACCCGTACTCGGCCGAGGCGATGTCCTACGTCGACGAGATCCGCTCGGCCGTCCGGCAAAGCCTCTCGGCCGCCGGCATCGAAGGCGCCGTCGTGAAGGCGTCCGGCGTCACCGCGCAATATCACGAGCTGCAGGGCATCACCGAAAAAGACTTTGTCCGCACGGCCTTGCTGGTTGTCGCCGGAATCTTCGTCATTCTCGCTCTGATGCTGCGCTCACTGTCCGCGCCCGTGTACATCCTGCTGTCGCTTGGCCTGAACTATTTCGCGACGATGGGCCTTCTCGAATACATCTTTGTCCAGTGGCTCGGATATCCGGGCTTGTCCTGGACGGTATCGTTCTTCGTCTTCCTGATTCTTGTCGCGCTCGGAGTCGATTACTCGATCTTCCTCATGGCGCGTTTCCGGGAAGAATACGAGCCCGGCGGCACGGCCGCGGCCATGCGCAAAGCGATGGCTTCGACCGGAGGCGTCATCGTGTCGGCGATGTTCATTATGGCCGGCACCTTCGCAGCCTTCCTCTATTCCGGCGTCGATACGCTGGTGCAGATCGGGACCGGAATCGTCATCGGCCTGTTCCTGTACGC
- a CDS encoding TetR/AcrR family transcriptional regulator, with the protein MNREQKKLETRSRLIEAALHLFAEQGFEATTVAQITERAGVAKGTFFNYFDNKEDVLCEQTQDWAHEEILKVIGKPGPLIPRLRGLLQLIAQRIYFTKPISKALIQGWLGTGKAARIFEEGNREMLSAIAAVMREGQERGDISAKLPPELLAELALQTFYGVLLLWASSDEPDETLAERLSVSFDFFFQGLSPETKG; encoded by the coding sequence ATGAACCGGGAACAAAAAAAGCTGGAAACCCGTTCGCGGCTGATCGAAGCGGCTCTTCATCTGTTTGCGGAGCAAGGCTTCGAAGCGACGACGGTAGCCCAGATTACAGAGCGGGCCGGCGTAGCCAAAGGCACTTTTTTTAATTATTTCGACAACAAAGAAGACGTGCTGTGCGAACAAACCCAGGATTGGGCGCATGAAGAGATTCTGAAGGTGATCGGAAAGCCGGGGCCGCTGATTCCGAGGCTGCGGGGGCTCCTTCAGTTGATCGCCCAGCGCATTTATTTCACGAAGCCGATCTCCAAAGCCTTGATACAAGGATGGTTGGGGACGGGCAAGGCCGCCCGGATCTTCGAGGAGGGCAACCGGGAGATGTTGTCCGCGATCGCGGCCGTCATGCGCGAAGGACAGGAGCGGGGAGACATATCGGCGAAGCTGCCGCCGGAACTTCTTGCGGAACTGGCGCTCCAGACGTTTTACGGCGTTCTCCTGTTATGGGCTTCTTCCGACGAGCCGGACGAGACGCTGGCGGAACGTCTTTCGGTTTCTTTCGATTTTTTCTTTCAAGGCCTCTCTCCAGAGACGAAAGGTTGA
- a CDS encoding solute symporter family protein — MNATVIILFLSIVAITLVVTYIAAKQTRTTNEFYTAGGGLTGWQNGLAIAGDYLSAASFLGIAGMIALSGFDGFFYSIGFLIAYLVVLFLVAEPLRNLGKYTLADMISARFDAKKVRGVAAVNTIMIVIFYMIAQLVGAGALIQLLFHIDYWLAVLIVGVMMTIYVIFGGMIATSWVQIIKAVLLMAGTVVISFLVLAKFDFNLLSMFREMKAVTPLGADYLNPGVKYKDPLDTLSLMIALVLGTAGLPHILMRFFTVKDAKTARSSVNTATWIIGIFYILTIFLGFGAAAFVGAEKIKEQNAAGNMAAPLLAEALGGDFLMSFVSAVAFATILAVVAGLVLSGASAFAHDIYSQIIKKGKASEKQQMLAAKYASLGVSVVSILIALVAQKMNVAFLVSLAFCVAASANLPVILCTIYWRRFNTAGAITGMLSGLISSLIIVFFSPNVFSPVEGAAILVGEPFFTLTNPAIISVPLGFIGAYLGTILSREHDLKRFTEVAVKANTGIREGEYVRPTRIEATRQQDIST, encoded by the coding sequence ATGAATGCAACGGTCATCATCCTGTTTTTAAGCATCGTCGCCATTACTCTGGTCGTAACTTATATCGCGGCTAAGCAAACCCGAACCACAAACGAATTTTATACGGCCGGCGGCGGTCTGACCGGTTGGCAGAACGGCTTGGCCATCGCGGGCGATTATTTGTCCGCCGCATCCTTTCTCGGCATCGCGGGGATGATTGCTCTAAGCGGATTTGACGGATTTTTTTACAGCATCGGATTTTTGATCGCCTACTTGGTGGTGCTGTTCCTGGTGGCGGAGCCTTTAAGAAATCTCGGCAAATATACGCTTGCCGATATGATCAGCGCCAGATTCGATGCGAAGAAAGTGCGGGGAGTAGCGGCCGTTAACACCATTATGATCGTGATCTTTTACATGATCGCCCAGTTGGTCGGCGCAGGTGCGCTCATTCAGTTGTTATTCCATATCGATTATTGGCTTGCCGTCTTAATTGTAGGCGTCATGATGACGATTTACGTCATCTTTGGCGGAATGATCGCAACAAGTTGGGTACAGATTATAAAAGCGGTCTTGTTGATGGCCGGAACGGTCGTCATCTCTTTTCTGGTCTTGGCCAAATTCGATTTTAATCTGTTGTCCATGTTCCGGGAAATGAAAGCGGTTACTCCATTAGGCGCCGACTATTTAAATCCGGGCGTCAAATATAAAGATCCTTTGGATACGCTTTCGTTGATGATCGCCCTTGTCCTCGGAACCGCAGGACTGCCGCATATTCTGATGCGCTTTTTCACCGTAAAAGACGCAAAAACCGCCAGAAGCTCGGTCAACACGGCAACCTGGATCATCGGGATCTTCTATATTTTGACGATCTTTCTGGGATTCGGAGCAGCCGCTTTTGTCGGCGCTGAAAAGATCAAAGAACAAAATGCGGCGGGCAATATGGCGGCCCCTCTGCTCGCCGAAGCGTTGGGCGGGGATTTCCTGATGTCGTTTGTCTCGGCCGTCGCATTCGCAACCATCCTTGCCGTTGTTGCCGGACTCGTTCTATCGGGCGCCTCGGCATTCGCCCACGACATCTACAGCCAAATTATCAAAAAAGGCAAGGCAAGCGAAAAGCAACAAATGCTGGCGGCCAAATACGCATCTCTGGGAGTGTCCGTCGTCTCCATCCTGATTGCTTTGGTTGCGCAGAAAATGAACGTAGCCTTCCTGGTTTCCCTCGCTTTTTGCGTTGCGGCCAGCGCCAATTTGCCGGTTATCTTGTGTACGATCTATTGGCGGCGATTTAACACGGCAGGGGCGATTACAGGGATGCTCTCCGGATTGATCTCTTCTTTAATCATCGTATTTTTCAGCCCGAACGTATTCTCGCCGGTTGAAGGCGCCGCTATCCTCGTAGGCGAACCGTTCTTCACGCTCACGAACCCGGCCATCATCTCCGTGCCGCTCGGCTTCATCGGCGCCTACTTGGGGACTATTCTGTCCCGCGAGCATGATCTGAAGCGTTTTACCGAGGTGGCGGTAAAGGCCAACACGGGAATCCGCGAGGGAGAATATGTCCGGCCAACCCGAATTGAAGCGACCCGTCAACAAGATATTTCGACGTAA